In Aequorivita sp. H23M31, a single window of DNA contains:
- a CDS encoding rod shape-determining protein, translating into MGFFDFLTEEIAIDLGTANTLIIHNDKVVVDAPSIVARDRTTGKIIAVGREAAMMQGKTHENIKTIRPLKDGVIADFDASEKMINLFISDIPALKKKWLKPSLRMVICIPSGITEVEMRAVKESAERVNAKEVYLIHEPMAAAIGIGVDIMQPKGNMIVDIGGGTTEIAVIALGGIVCDKSVKIAGDVFTNDIVYYMRTQHNLYVGERTAEKIKIQIGAATEDLETPPDEMDVQGRDLLTGKPKQVQTSYREIAKALDKSILRIEDAVMETLSQTPPELAADIYNTGIYLAGGGSMLRGLDKRLSLKTDLPVYIAEDPLRAVVRGTGICLKNLSKFKSVLIK; encoded by the coding sequence ATGGGATTTTTTGACTTCCTTACTGAAGAAATAGCAATTGACCTTGGTACCGCAAATACCTTGATCATCCACAATGACAAAGTTGTAGTGGATGCTCCCTCGATCGTTGCCAGGGACCGTACAACGGGAAAAATAATTGCAGTAGGTCGTGAAGCGGCAATGATGCAAGGAAAAACCCACGAAAATATAAAAACCATCCGTCCTCTAAAAGACGGTGTTATCGCAGATTTTGATGCCAGTGAAAAGATGATAAACCTGTTTATCAGTGATATCCCGGCTTTAAAGAAAAAATGGCTAAAACCATCGCTGAGGATGGTAATATGTATTCCAAGCGGAATTACAGAGGTGGAAATGAGAGCTGTTAAGGAAAGTGCCGAACGCGTGAATGCCAAGGAAGTCTATTTAATTCACGAACCTATGGCTGCAGCAATTGGAATTGGAGTTGATATTATGCAGCCCAAGGGGAATATGATCGTGGATATAGGAGGTGGAACTACCGAAATTGCCGTAATCGCACTTGGTGGTATTGTTTGTGACAAATCGGTAAAAATTGCCGGAGACGTATTTACCAATGACATTGTTTATTATATGCGAACCCAGCACAACCTGTATGTAGGTGAAAGAACTGCGGAGAAAATAAAAATTCAAATTGGTGCCGCCACCGAGGATCTAGAAACTCCTCCGGACGAAATGGATGTACAAGGACGGGATTTGCTTACTGGGAAACCTAAACAAGTTCAGACTTCTTATCGCGAGATAGCCAAGGCTCTTGACAAATCCATCCTACGGATCGAGGATGCCGTGATGGAAACTTTATCCCAAACGCCTCCCGAGCTTGCGGCAGACATCTATAACACCGGAATTTATCTTGCTGGAGGAGGATCGATGCTGAGAGGGTTGGATAAACGTCTTTCCTTAAAAACCGATCTCCCTGTCTATATTGCCGAAGATCCACTTCGAGCGGTGGTACGCGGGACGGGAATCTGCCTTAAAAACTTAAGCAAATTTAAGAGTGTCTTGATTAAATAA
- the purH gene encoding bifunctional phosphoribosylaminoimidazolecarboxamide formyltransferase/IMP cyclohydrolase codes for MNNPKKITSALISVFSKDGLEPIVKKLHEQNVKIYSTGGTQKFINDLGIDVVAVENITDYPSILGGRVKTLHPKVFGGILNRQDNEGDIAEMVQYQIPQIDAVIVDLYPFEKTVASGASENDIIEKIDIGGISLIRAAAKNFKDTICVSSVEDYAEFLELISENDGIISQESRKRFAAKSFHISSNYDSAIFNYFNTEEKLPVYKISKSRGQELRYGENPHQKGFFFGDFDAVFEKLHGKELSYNNLLDVDAAVNLMGEFQNEAPTFAILKHNNACGIAQRPTLEEAYMAALAGDPISAFGGILISNKEIDEATAKEIHHLFCEVVIAPSYSPIALKLLQEKKNRILLVQKDGMLPSTTVRTCLNGLLVQDRDNITDTQEILTLATNNKPSTTELEDLLFASKICKHTKSNTIVLAKGKQLFASGTGQTSRVDALKQAIEKAKSFDFDLSGAVMASDAFFPFPDCVEIADHAGITAVIQPGGSIKDELSIDYCNANEMAMVFTGVRHFKH; via the coding sequence ATGAACAATCCGAAAAAAATCACTTCGGCATTAATTTCTGTTTTCAGTAAAGATGGCCTTGAACCGATAGTGAAGAAACTGCACGAACAAAATGTAAAAATCTATTCCACCGGTGGAACCCAAAAGTTCATCAACGACCTCGGAATCGACGTGGTAGCAGTAGAAAATATTACCGATTATCCTTCAATCTTAGGAGGTCGTGTAAAAACCCTTCACCCAAAGGTTTTTGGAGGAATTCTAAACAGACAGGATAATGAAGGTGATATTGCTGAAATGGTGCAATATCAAATACCCCAAATCGATGCGGTGATTGTTGATTTGTATCCGTTTGAAAAAACCGTTGCTTCAGGTGCCTCTGAAAACGACATTATAGAAAAAATAGACATTGGTGGGATATCGCTAATTCGAGCTGCCGCTAAAAATTTTAAAGATACCATTTGTGTTTCTTCAGTAGAAGATTATGCAGAATTTTTGGAATTGATCTCGGAAAATGACGGAATTATTTCTCAGGAAAGCCGTAAAAGGTTTGCCGCAAAATCCTTTCATATTTCTTCAAATTATGATTCAGCAATATTTAATTATTTCAATACGGAAGAAAAACTGCCGGTTTATAAAATAAGCAAAAGTCGGGGACAAGAGCTTCGTTACGGCGAAAACCCACATCAAAAAGGATTTTTCTTTGGAGATTTTGATGCCGTATTCGAAAAACTCCATGGAAAAGAATTGAGCTATAACAACCTTCTGGACGTGGATGCGGCAGTAAACCTAATGGGTGAATTCCAGAATGAAGCGCCCACTTTTGCAATTTTGAAGCACAACAATGCCTGCGGAATTGCACAGCGTCCAACTCTTGAAGAAGCTTATATGGCCGCCTTGGCTGGAGATCCAATCTCAGCTTTTGGAGGTATCCTAATCAGTAACAAGGAAATAGACGAAGCAACAGCCAAGGAAATTCATCACCTATTTTGTGAAGTGGTGATTGCTCCTTCCTATTCCCCGATTGCTCTTAAATTACTTCAAGAAAAAAAGAATCGTATCTTATTGGTTCAGAAGGATGGTATGTTGCCTTCGACTACTGTTAGAACTTGCTTGAACGGTTTGCTTGTTCAGGATAGAGATAATATAACAGATACTCAAGAAATTTTAACGCTAGCTACAAACAATAAACCCAGTACTACCGAGTTAGAGGACCTATTGTTTGCTTCCAAAATTTGTAAACACACTAAAAGCAATACAATTGTTTTGGCAAAAGGAAAGCAGCTTTTTGCTAGCGGTACAGGTCAGACCAGTCGCGTGGACGCCTTAAAACAGGCCATTGAAAAAGCCAAGTCATTTGATTTTGATCTAAGTGGGGCGGTAATGGCAAGCGATGCCTTTTTTCCGTTTCCCGATTGCGTTGAGATTGCAGACCACGCTGGAATAACAGCCGTTATACAACCCGGAGGGTCCATAAAAGATGAACTGAGCATTGACTATTGCAATGCAAATGAAATGGCAATGGTATTTACTGGTGTCCGACATTTCAAGCATTAA
- the rodA gene encoding rod shape-determining protein RodA — translation MSGGRTYLRFDWLIIFIYIALVAMGWVNIYSASLSDTAHGYFDFSQIYGKQMTWIALSILLIIFVLAIEAKFYERFASVIYIVSIASLLGLFVFGRTIAGTTAWYDFGGFSIQPSEFVKATTALALAKYVSDIQTNMHEFKYQIGAFLILAIPSILILLQPDPGSVLVYAAFIFPLYREGLHGSYLLLGLFAAILFVATLAFDPFWVITGLVLIAGIILFKNRKKRPNVLKYLFIVIACVGFSLSVDYIFDNVFKQHHRDRFNIVLGKEVDARGIGYNTHQSEIAISNGGWLGKGWTQGTQTKGNFVPEQHTDYIFSTVGEEWGFVGSMIVILLFMGLITRIIYRAEKQKNQFGRVYGYSVAAILFLHFFVNIGMVSGIFPTVGIPLPFFSYGGSALWGFTLLLFIFVKLDAANYHHS, via the coding sequence ATGAGCGGAGGAAGAACATACTTACGCTTCGACTGGCTAATAATATTTATATACATCGCTTTGGTGGCAATGGGTTGGGTAAATATTTATTCCGCCTCGTTAAGTGATACCGCCCACGGATATTTTGACTTCAGCCAGATTTATGGCAAACAAATGACTTGGATTGCCTTGAGCATTCTCCTCATAATTTTTGTTTTGGCTATTGAAGCCAAATTTTACGAACGTTTTGCCAGTGTAATCTATATTGTCTCCATAGCCTCTCTTTTAGGACTTTTTGTTTTCGGAAGAACTATTGCAGGAACCACTGCTTGGTATGATTTTGGAGGATTCAGCATCCAACCAAGCGAATTTGTAAAAGCAACCACTGCGCTGGCTCTTGCAAAATATGTGAGTGATATTCAGACGAATATGCACGAATTTAAATACCAAATTGGTGCGTTTTTGATTCTTGCCATTCCTTCCATTTTAATCTTGTTACAGCCCGATCCAGGTAGTGTTCTGGTTTATGCTGCTTTTATATTTCCGTTATATCGTGAAGGTCTTCATGGCTCATACTTACTTTTGGGACTGTTTGCGGCAATTTTGTTCGTAGCTACCTTAGCCTTTGATCCATTTTGGGTAATTACGGGTCTAGTTTTGATTGCAGGAATTATACTATTTAAAAATCGCAAAAAGCGACCGAATGTCCTTAAGTACTTATTTATAGTGATTGCCTGCGTAGGGTTTTCGCTATCGGTAGATTATATTTTTGACAATGTTTTTAAACAACATCACCGGGACCGTTTCAATATTGTTTTGGGAAAAGAAGTGGATGCACGAGGAATTGGCTATAATACCCATCAAAGTGAAATCGCAATAAGCAATGGAGGCTGGCTTGGAAAAGGCTGGACCCAAGGCACGCAGACAAAAGGTAATTTTGTTCCCGAGCAACATACAGATTATATTTTCAGTACCGTAGGTGAAGAATGGGGTTTCGTAGGAAGCATGATTGTCATTTTACTATTCATGGGTCTAATAACACGCATTATATATAGAGCCGAAAAACAAAAAAACCAGTTCGGGAGGGTTTATGGATACAGTGTAGCAGCCATCTTATTTCTCCACTTTTTCGTGAATATTGGGATGGTTTCGGGAATTTTTCCTACGGTTGGAATTCCACTTCCATTTTTCAGCTATGGCGGCTCGGCACTTTGGGGCTTTACCTTGCTCCTCTTTATTTTTGTAAAATTGGATGCTGCAAATTATCACCATTCTTAG
- the mrdA gene encoding penicillin-binding protein 2 has protein sequence MRKAVLIVLVLFSGVLFAARLFYLQVYDGASDSLDQNNAIKIMYDYPQRGYMFDRNDKLMVSNQPSYDVMVIPRDVKPLDTLEFCGLLKITKEELIEILRKATVYSPRLPSVVVPQLNKADYASLSEKMYKYEGFYIQRRSLREYQVDHSANVMGYIAEVNNAIIEKNPYYQMGELIGTAGVEKEYEDVLRGTKGVKYIQKDRFNRDIGPYKEGIFDTLPIRGNDIQLTIDATLQKYGQELMAHKRGGIVAIEPATGEILALITAPSYDPSLLVGRDRSKNFTKLWYDTISKPLYDRGLMGEYPPGSPFKTLTALIALQEHVITSEERINCPGGYFYNGRRLMKCHGAHGPLGMISGIAHSCNTYFATLYRKSIDKYPTIQEGTDHWKAHLASFGLGDFLGYDLPSGRRGFIPDSKFYDRFYNFPKYRWFSTATISNSIGQGEISLTPMQMANFTATIANRGWYYTPHVIKNIIGPDTIPAVFKEKHYTTVEPQYFEPVVEGMHQVYEGGTASYLRIPGIEVCGKTGTAENFTRINGKRVQLTDHSIFVAFAPMDNPKIAIAVFVENGYWGSRWAGRIAGLMIEKYLKGEITRKDMEKFVLEGSLEAEYAKPYSGQPFSINR, from the coding sequence ATGAGAAAAGCTGTACTTATAGTGCTTGTCCTCTTCAGCGGAGTTCTATTTGCCGCCCGGCTTTTCTATTTGCAGGTTTATGATGGCGCATCTGATTCTTTGGATCAAAACAACGCTATTAAAATAATGTACGATTATCCGCAACGTGGGTATATGTTTGATCGAAACGATAAATTAATGGTTTCCAATCAACCGTCATACGATGTGATGGTAATTCCAAGAGATGTAAAACCGTTGGATACATTAGAGTTTTGTGGTCTTTTGAAAATCACCAAAGAGGAACTAATAGAAATTCTTCGGAAAGCTACCGTTTATTCTCCTAGATTGCCATCCGTAGTAGTCCCCCAATTGAACAAGGCAGATTATGCTTCCCTTTCGGAAAAAATGTATAAATACGAGGGCTTTTATATCCAACGCCGTTCATTAAGGGAGTACCAAGTGGATCATTCTGCTAATGTGATGGGCTATATTGCTGAGGTAAATAATGCCATTATCGAAAAAAACCCTTATTACCAGATGGGTGAATTGATAGGTACAGCGGGAGTTGAGAAAGAATATGAGGATGTACTTAGGGGGACAAAGGGAGTTAAATACATTCAAAAAGACAGGTTCAATAGAGATATTGGTCCTTATAAAGAAGGAATATTCGATACCTTACCCATAAGAGGAAACGATATCCAACTCACAATTGACGCCACTTTGCAGAAATACGGGCAAGAATTAATGGCACATAAACGCGGGGGGATTGTAGCCATTGAACCAGCCACTGGCGAAATTTTAGCACTTATCACCGCTCCAAGTTATGATCCTTCATTGTTGGTAGGAAGAGACCGGTCTAAAAACTTCACCAAGCTGTGGTATGACACCATTTCAAAACCACTTTATGACCGAGGGCTTATGGGAGAATATCCACCCGGCTCTCCCTTTAAGACCCTCACCGCTCTCATTGCATTGCAAGAGCACGTGATTACAAGTGAAGAACGTATAAATTGTCCAGGCGGATATTTTTACAATGGACGGAGATTAATGAAATGTCATGGTGCGCATGGACCTTTAGGGATGATTTCGGGCATCGCGCATTCCTGTAATACTTATTTTGCTACACTTTACCGCAAATCCATTGATAAGTATCCTACTATACAAGAAGGAACTGATCATTGGAAGGCTCACCTAGCGAGTTTTGGACTTGGAGATTTCTTAGGATATGACCTGCCAAGCGGAAGAAGAGGGTTCATTCCGGATTCCAAATTTTATGATCGTTTTTATAATTTTCCTAAATACAGATGGTTTTCAACCGCCACAATTTCTAACTCTATCGGTCAAGGAGAAATTTCGCTCACGCCTATGCAAATGGCAAATTTTACGGCTACAATTGCAAATCGTGGCTGGTATTACACTCCACACGTGATCAAAAATATTATAGGCCCAGATACCATTCCAGCAGTATTTAAAGAAAAACATTATACCACTGTTGAACCGCAGTATTTTGAGCCTGTGGTGGAAGGAATGCACCAGGTTTATGAAGGAGGAACGGCTTCCTATTTGCGTATTCCTGGGATTGAAGTATGTGGTAAAACAGGCACAGCTGAAAATTTTACTCGCATCAACGGGAAACGTGTTCAACTTACTGACCACTCAATATTTGTAGCGTTTGCACCTATGGATAATCCAAAAATCGCAATCGCTGTATTTGTAGAAAATGGCTATTGGGGTTCTAGATGGGCAGGCCGGATTGCGGGTCTAATGATTGAGAAATATCTGAAAGGAGAAATTACCCGAAAGGATATGGAAAAATTTGTATTGGAAGGGAGCCTAGAGGCGGAATACGCTAAGCCTTACAGCGGACAACCATTTAGCATTAACCGTTAA
- a CDS encoding rod shape-determining protein MreD encodes MFILLYPSTGNQTLLIFLSFLLGLSVDIFEDSGGVHAAACAFIAYIRPVVLKYSFGISYEYNSVKIERAAPTEKFIYVASIIVIHNFIMFALEIFSFDHILLLLKSTLFSGIFTFILIMGSLILINKKVK; translated from the coding sequence TTGTTCATCCTTTTATATCCTTCAACAGGCAACCAAACCTTATTGATATTCTTAAGTTTCCTATTGGGCCTTTCAGTTGATATCTTTGAGGATTCAGGCGGAGTTCATGCTGCAGCCTGTGCCTTTATTGCATACATCCGGCCTGTAGTTTTAAAATATTCCTTTGGTATAAGCTATGAATACAATAGTGTAAAAATTGAAAGGGCTGCCCCTACTGAGAAATTTATATATGTTGCCTCTATTATCGTCATCCATAATTTCATAATGTTTGCGTTGGAAATTTTTAGCTTTGACCATATACTCTTATTGCTGAAATCTACGTTGTTTTCAGGGATATTCACTTTCATCTTGATTATGGGAAGTTTAATCCTGATAAATAAAAAAGTTAAATGA
- the mreC gene encoding rod shape-determining protein MreC, which produces MQQIIYFFIRNKNFLLFAVLFIVSILLTIQTHNYHNDKFISSANAITGGIFKFKNNLTDYFYLGTANEKLLEENLMLRQQLEKFSNLSPVPALDTLGIPKFEYLTSTVINNNYSKTKNQITLDKGSRGGIQIDMGVVSTHGLVGIVSDVSKNYSTVQSILNTKSRINAKLKKSNHFGTLIWNTKEPNVVQLIDIPRLAKIEKGDTIITGGRSTIFPEGILIGSVQDFHLDKDDNYYYVNIKLFNDMTSLQYVYLIKNNEAAEIMKLEKGVEDAD; this is translated from the coding sequence ATGCAGCAGATTATTTACTTTTTTATTCGAAACAAAAACTTCCTGTTATTTGCAGTGCTCTTTATTGTTTCGATACTGCTAACAATCCAGACACATAATTATCACAACGATAAATTTATCAGTTCGGCAAATGCAATAACGGGGGGAATTTTTAAATTTAAAAATAACCTTACGGATTATTTTTATCTGGGAACAGCTAATGAAAAGCTCCTGGAAGAAAACCTAATGTTGAGGCAACAGTTGGAGAAATTCAGCAATCTTTCCCCAGTTCCCGCACTCGACACCCTTGGAATTCCAAAATTTGAGTACCTTACCTCAACTGTTATTAATAACAACTATTCCAAAACCAAAAACCAGATTACTTTGGATAAAGGAAGTAGAGGTGGAATACAAATAGATATGGGAGTAGTTTCTACCCACGGACTTGTAGGTATAGTCAGTGATGTTTCAAAAAACTATTCCACTGTTCAATCTATTTTAAACACCAAAAGCCGAATTAATGCGAAGCTGAAAAAATCCAATCATTTTGGAACCCTAATTTGGAATACAAAGGAGCCTAATGTCGTGCAACTGATAGATATTCCACGATTGGCTAAAATCGAAAAAGGCGATACAATAATTACTGGCGGAAGATCCACCATATTTCCTGAGGGAATTCTGATTGGGAGTGTTCAGGATTTTCACTTAGATAAAGATGACAATTATTATTATGTCAACATAAAGTTGTTCAATGATATGACCAGCCTTCAATATGTTTATTTAATAAAAAATAACGAAGCTGCGGAAATAATGAAATTAGAGAAGGGGGTGGAAGATGCAGACTAA
- a CDS encoding carboxy terminal-processing peptidase — translation MHILKKNFKVLFLAVFVAVASCSFTTKEFKDPDKDKLLLDLVTYVIQKGHYDPKSVDDAFSADVYDNFIKGLDPLKRYFLTSDIQDFSKYRTEIDDQIKEKDLSFFNVVHSRFLERMAEVTELYPEILEKPFDFTKKESIDLDYDKMGYAKDRNELRERWRKQLKFTVLSGYYDLVEDQKNMEKGISASEEVSDNEDEDFDNDEAISRPKKSERKSTEPFVPKTLAELEEQARENTKKSLDEYFDFTKDLERKDYFAIYLNTIVTEFDPHSNYFAPPDKDRFDLQMSGKLEGIGAKLQKKNDYITVIEIISGGPAWRSEKIEVGDVILKVKQDKEAEAVSIVGMRIDDAVKLIKGPKGTKVTLTIKNVDGTISDKVLTRDVVEIEETYAKSSLIEKEDHKFGLINLPQFYFNMQNYKERNAASDVKKEILSLKSQGMEGLVLDLRNNGGGSLRTAVDIAGLFIKKGPVVQVASTDRKEVLDDESDEIVWDGPLVILVNELSASASEILAAAMQDYHRAIIIGSKQTYGKGTVQNVVDLNQWLRNNDMGDMGALKITSQKFYRINGGSTQLEGVKSDVVMPDRYSYIDIGEKDYENPLPYDKIAPAKYSPWNGYLDYEETIKKSKARMAKNKELQLIDDNAKWIKVRRDEKQVNLNYNEYSAEIDQRKEETKRFDSIDKYNNHLKFVSLPNEIELMVKDTTLMEKRKRWHKNLGKDIYVEEAVHVLEDLKMSHIKADKVADIKQ, via the coding sequence ATGCATATTTTAAAAAAGAATTTTAAGGTATTATTCCTTGCTGTATTTGTGGCAGTGGCTTCTTGTAGTTTTACTACCAAAGAATTTAAAGATCCGGACAAGGATAAATTGCTCTTGGATCTGGTTACCTATGTTATTCAAAAGGGACATTATGACCCAAAGAGTGTGGACGATGCCTTTTCGGCAGATGTGTATGATAATTTTATAAAAGGGCTGGATCCCTTAAAAAGGTATTTTTTGACTTCTGATATTCAAGATTTCAGTAAATATAGAACAGAGATTGATGATCAGATTAAGGAAAAAGATCTTTCTTTCTTCAATGTAGTGCACAGTCGTTTTTTAGAGCGGATGGCCGAGGTGACCGAACTTTATCCTGAAATTTTAGAGAAACCCTTCGATTTCACAAAAAAGGAATCTATTGACTTGGATTATGACAAGATGGGATATGCAAAAGATCGAAATGAATTACGCGAACGTTGGAGAAAGCAACTTAAATTTACTGTTCTATCTGGTTACTACGATCTCGTGGAAGATCAAAAGAACATGGAGAAGGGAATAAGTGCTTCTGAAGAGGTTTCTGACAATGAAGATGAAGATTTTGATAATGATGAGGCCATAAGTCGTCCGAAAAAGTCTGAAAGGAAATCTACAGAACCATTTGTTCCTAAAACATTGGCCGAACTGGAAGAGCAAGCTAGAGAAAATACTAAAAAGTCTTTGGATGAATATTTCGATTTTACGAAGGATTTGGAGCGCAAGGATTATTTTGCAATTTATTTAAATACTATTGTAACAGAATTTGATCCACATAGTAATTATTTCGCTCCGCCGGATAAAGATAGATTCGATCTCCAGATGTCTGGAAAACTGGAAGGCATTGGAGCTAAACTTCAAAAGAAAAACGACTATATAACGGTAATTGAAATTATTAGCGGAGGCCCAGCTTGGCGAAGCGAAAAAATTGAAGTTGGAGATGTTATCTTAAAAGTAAAGCAAGACAAGGAAGCAGAAGCTGTCAGCATTGTAGGAATGCGTATTGACGATGCAGTAAAACTTATCAAGGGACCTAAGGGTACTAAAGTAACCCTAACTATTAAAAATGTGGATGGGACTATTTCAGATAAGGTTTTAACAAGAGATGTTGTAGAAATTGAGGAGACCTATGCCAAATCTTCTTTAATTGAGAAAGAAGATCATAAGTTTGGTTTAATCAATCTGCCCCAATTTTATTTTAATATGCAGAATTACAAGGAGCGCAATGCAGCTTCCGATGTTAAAAAAGAAATACTTAGTTTAAAGTCTCAGGGAATGGAGGGACTTGTTCTTGATCTGCGAAATAATGGAGGAGGGTCCTTACGTACTGCAGTTGACATTGCAGGTCTTTTTATAAAAAAGGGACCAGTAGTTCAGGTAGCTTCTACCGATAGAAAAGAGGTTCTTGATGATGAAAGCGATGAAATTGTATGGGATGGTCCATTAGTAATTTTGGTCAACGAACTTTCAGCATCTGCTTCCGAGATTTTGGCAGCGGCAATGCAAGATTATCATCGAGCTATTATCATAGGAAGCAAACAAACTTATGGTAAAGGTACCGTGCAAAATGTTGTGGATTTAAACCAATGGCTTCGAAACAACGATATGGGAGATATGGGTGCTTTAAAGATTACTTCTCAAAAGTTTTACCGTATCAACGGTGGTTCTACCCAGTTAGAAGGAGTGAAAAGCGACGTTGTAATGCCAGATCGATACAGTTATATAGACATAGGCGAAAAGGATTACGAGAATCCTTTGCCTTATGACAAAATTGCTCCTGCTAAATATTCTCCTTGGAATGGATATCTTGATTATGAGGAAACTATCAAAAAAAGTAAGGCCAGGATGGCAAAAAACAAGGAATTACAACTGATTGACGATAATGCGAAGTGGATCAAGGTTCGTAGAGATGAAAAACAGGTCAATTTAAATTACAACGAATATAGTGCGGAGATTGACCAAAGAAAGGAGGAAACCAAACGTTTTGATTCTATCGATAAATATAATAATCACCTTAAATTCGTTTCATTACCTAATGAGATTGAGCTTATGGTAAAAGACACGACCTTGATGGAAAAGCGCAAACGTTGGCATAAGAATTTGGGAAAGGATATTTATGTAGAAGAAGCCGTACACGTGCTTGAAGATCTAAAAATGAGCCATATTAAAGCTGATAAGGTTGCTGATATAAAGCAATAA
- a CDS encoding ABC transporter permease, whose translation MKTATSLTGIALQKFKKNFWGVFSFGFLIVCVLLAIFAYALAPDNSVNANQMHLSIHSKNPGFDVLMLTIPAKVQNQNSLSIFFFGRKNVDTEIPISKYIIRDRGVEITEYTPDGTAGLQKEYPLSLFPEAKSAKEISTKYIAEKRFLLGTDKYGRDLLSRMLIGIRISLAIGFVAVFISLVIGISLGAIAGYYGGKIDAAIMWLINVTWSIPTLLLVIAITLALGKGFWQVFIAVGLTMWVEVARVVRGQVLGVKQMQYVTAARALGYRDYRIILRHILPNSMAPVIIISAANFASAILIESGLSFLGIGAQPPIPSWGGIIKDHYAYIILGKPYLALIPGLAIMSLVTAFMLIGNALRDAMDVRG comes from the coding sequence GTGAAAACCGCTACTTCATTAACTGGAATTGCGCTCCAAAAGTTTAAAAAAAACTTTTGGGGCGTTTTTAGTTTTGGGTTTTTAATAGTATGCGTTCTTTTGGCCATTTTTGCATATGCTTTGGCTCCCGATAATTCGGTAAATGCCAATCAAATGCATCTTTCCATACATTCCAAAAATCCCGGTTTTGACGTTTTGATGCTTACAATTCCTGCAAAGGTGCAGAACCAAAATTCCCTTTCCATTTTCTTCTTTGGCAGAAAAAACGTAGATACCGAAATCCCCATTTCTAAATATATAATAAGAGATAGGGGCGTGGAGATTACCGAATACACCCCGGATGGAACCGCTGGACTACAAAAGGAATATCCACTTTCACTTTTCCCTGAGGCTAAATCGGCAAAAGAAATTTCCACAAAGTATATTGCCGAAAAAAGGTTTTTGCTCGGTACCGATAAATATGGCCGAGATCTATTGAGCCGTATGTTGATAGGTATAAGAATTTCTTTGGCCATCGGTTTTGTAGCCGTTTTCATTTCTTTGGTAATTGGAATTTCTCTCGGAGCTATTGCGGGATATTATGGAGGAAAGATTGACGCGGCCATTATGTGGCTAATAAATGTTACCTGGTCTATCCCAACGCTACTGTTGGTAATCGCTATTACCTTGGCTCTTGGCAAGGGGTTTTGGCAGGTTTTTATTGCTGTTGGACTAACTATGTGGGTTGAAGTTGCACGTGTGGTACGTGGACAGGTACTGGGCGTAAAGCAAATGCAATATGTTACTGCGGCCCGTGCCCTTGGCTATAGAGATTATCGAATTATCCTGAGGCATATACTGCCAAACAGTATGGCTCCCGTTATAATTATTTCTGCGGCTAATTTTGCAAGTGCTATTCTAATTGAAAGTGGTCTGTCGTTTTTAGGAATTGGTGCACAACCTCCCATTCCCAGCTGGGGAGGGATTATAAAAGATCATTATGCCTATATAATTTTAGGAAAACCCTATTTGGCTTTAATTCCTGGTTTAGCTATTATGAGTTTGGTAACCGCATTTATGCTAATTGGCAATGCGCTCAGGGATGCTATGGATGTAAGGGGATAG